In the Candidatus Electrothrix sp. GW3-4 genome, one interval contains:
- the ileS gene encoding isoleucine--tRNA ligase, whose amino-acid sequence MEYRDTLNLPKTKFKMKANLTQKEPQYLKHWDKEKLYQKLQEKAADRPLFILHDGPPYANGNIHLGTAFNKVLKDIILKSRRLAGFQAPYIPGWDCHGLPIEHNVDKELGKKKETIPVLAKRGACRNYAEKWIKTQKEQFRRLGVLGDWDNPYLTINFAYEAAIAREFNRFLLSDGVVRSKKPVYWCSTCRTALAEAEVEYYDHTSPSIYVKFPVAEDLKEAVPELAGMENLRVLIWTTTPWTLPANMGVAFHPDFVYAAVAVKDEVWILAQELVEKCFEDFGISEYKVLTTFSAKGLEGKKCRHPFLDRNSLMVLADYVTTEAGTGCVHTAPGHGADDYITGLRYDLDVLSPLDDAGQYTEEAGKYAGRQIPAVNREINDDMAADGSLVKESEINHSYPHCWRCKKPVIYRATKQWFISMKNNDLRNKALQAINEVKWTPAWGQQRIYGMVEGRPDWCVSRQRSWGVPLTVLTCADCGEILKDAAVCENIEAMFEQEGADAWFKHEAADFLPDEVQCSCGSTHFEKETDILDVWFDSGVSHAAVMEARDELRSPADLYLEGSDQHRGWFQSSLLTSVGTRDCAPFKGVLTHGYVVDGKGKKMSKSIGNVIAPQEGIDKFGAEILRLWVASEDYRDDVKVSEEILRRVSDSYRKIRNTIRFLLSNLNDFDPATDSVGSEAFSEMDRWAQARFADLVRRVERAYNEYEFHAIYHSLINFCGTTISSLYMDVLKDRLYCSAPNAPERRAAQTVIYRILDGLLRLMAPILSVTAAEAWEHLHGLDQKSPIEESVFFADFPKVDDIAQDAELDARWSKLLDLRSEITRVLEAARRDKTIGLSLDAEVLLQADAETTAFLNDNLALLQELCIISSLQVVTEAGDASFVAGEEMKDLQIAVRPAPGNKCERCWTISPTVGEDSEHPALCSRCLAVVKELAG is encoded by the coding sequence ATGGAATACCGGGATACCCTGAATCTGCCCAAAACCAAATTCAAGATGAAGGCCAATCTGACCCAGAAAGAGCCGCAATACCTGAAACACTGGGACAAGGAAAAACTCTATCAGAAGCTTCAGGAAAAAGCAGCGGACAGGCCCCTGTTCATTCTCCACGACGGCCCTCCCTATGCCAACGGCAATATTCATCTCGGTACGGCCTTTAATAAGGTACTCAAGGATATTATCCTCAAGTCCCGCCGACTGGCCGGTTTCCAGGCCCCGTATATTCCGGGCTGGGACTGCCACGGTCTGCCCATTGAGCATAATGTGGACAAGGAGCTGGGCAAGAAAAAAGAAACCATCCCGGTGTTGGCAAAGCGCGGTGCCTGCCGCAACTATGCTGAAAAATGGATCAAGACCCAGAAAGAACAGTTTCGCCGTTTAGGGGTCTTGGGCGATTGGGATAATCCCTATCTGACCATCAATTTCGCCTACGAGGCCGCCATTGCCCGGGAGTTCAACCGTTTTCTCCTCTCCGATGGCGTGGTGCGCTCCAAAAAGCCGGTCTACTGGTGCTCCACCTGCCGCACGGCCCTGGCCGAAGCTGAGGTCGAATATTATGATCACACCTCACCGTCCATCTATGTCAAATTTCCTGTGGCAGAGGATCTGAAAGAGGCCGTGCCTGAACTGGCAGGCATGGAAAACCTCCGGGTGCTGATCTGGACTACCACCCCCTGGACCCTGCCCGCCAATATGGGGGTGGCCTTTCATCCTGATTTTGTCTATGCCGCTGTGGCGGTCAAGGACGAGGTCTGGATTCTGGCCCAGGAGCTGGTGGAAAAATGCTTTGAGGACTTCGGCATCAGTGAGTACAAGGTGCTGACCACCTTTTCGGCCAAGGGTCTGGAGGGCAAAAAATGCCGTCACCCCTTCCTGGATCGGAACTCCCTGATGGTCCTGGCCGACTATGTCACCACTGAGGCCGGTACCGGTTGTGTCCATACCGCACCCGGACATGGTGCAGACGACTACATCACCGGTCTGCGCTACGATCTGGATGTGCTCTCACCTCTGGATGATGCAGGCCAATACACGGAAGAGGCAGGCAAATACGCAGGTCGCCAAATCCCGGCTGTCAATCGGGAGATCAACGATGATATGGCAGCAGACGGCTCCCTGGTCAAGGAGAGCGAGATCAATCACTCCTATCCCCATTGCTGGCGTTGCAAAAAACCGGTGATCTACCGAGCCACCAAGCAGTGGTTCATCTCCATGAAGAATAATGACCTGCGCAACAAGGCCCTCCAGGCCATCAACGAGGTCAAGTGGACCCCGGCCTGGGGCCAGCAACGCATCTACGGCATGGTGGAAGGTCGACCGGACTGGTGTGTCTCGCGCCAGCGTTCCTGGGGTGTCCCGCTGACCGTGCTGACCTGCGCAGACTGCGGCGAGATCCTCAAGGATGCTGCGGTCTGTGAAAATATTGAGGCCATGTTTGAACAAGAAGGAGCTGATGCCTGGTTCAAGCATGAGGCAGCGGACTTTCTCCCGGACGAGGTACAATGCTCCTGCGGCTCAACCCATTTTGAGAAAGAAACAGATATCCTGGATGTCTGGTTTGACTCCGGGGTCAGCCATGCTGCGGTTATGGAGGCGCGAGACGAGTTGCGCTCTCCGGCGGATCTCTACCTGGAAGGCAGTGACCAGCATCGGGGCTGGTTTCAGTCCTCTCTGCTGACCTCAGTGGGCACCCGTGACTGCGCACCGTTCAAGGGCGTGCTCACCCACGGCTATGTGGTGGACGGCAAGGGCAAGAAGATGTCCAAATCCATCGGCAACGTGATTGCTCCCCAGGAGGGGATCGATAAATTCGGGGCAGAAATCCTCCGCCTCTGGGTAGCCAGCGAAGATTATCGGGACGACGTCAAGGTCTCCGAGGAGATCCTTCGCCGAGTCTCTGATTCCTATCGCAAAATCAGGAACACTATCCGCTTTCTCCTCTCTAATCTCAATGATTTTGATCCAGCCACAGATAGCGTCGGCTCGGAAGCCTTCAGTGAGATGGATCGTTGGGCCCAGGCCCGTTTTGCCGATCTGGTCCGGCGGGTGGAGCGAGCCTACAACGAATATGAGTTCCATGCCATCTACCACAGCCTGATCAACTTCTGCGGTACCACCATCTCCAGCCTCTATATGGACGTGCTCAAGGATCGGCTCTACTGCTCCGCCCCGAATGCACCGGAGCGCCGGGCAGCCCAGACGGTCATTTACCGGATTCTGGACGGCCTGCTCCGCCTGATGGCCCCGATCCTCAGCGTGACCGCTGCCGAGGCCTGGGAACATCTACACGGGCTTGATCAAAAATCCCCTATTGAGGAATCAGTCTTTTTTGCTGACTTCCCCAAGGTAGACGATATTGCCCAGGATGCGGAGCTGGATGCCCGTTGGAGCAAGCTGCTTGACCTACGCAGCGAGATCACCAGGGTGCTGGAGGCAGCGCGTCGGGATAAGACCATTGGCCTCTCCCTGGATGCGGAGGTGCTCCTCCAGGCAGATGCCGAGACCACCGCCTTTCTCAATGACAACCTGGCCCTGCTACAGGAACTCTGTATCATATCCAGTTTGCAGGTTGTTACCGAGGCAGGCGATGCCAGCTTTGTTGCTGGCGAGGAAATGAAGGATCTACAGATCGCGGTCCGGCCTGCGCCGGGCAATAAATGTGAACGCTGCTGGACCATATCCCCCACAGTAGGTGAAGACAGCGAGCATCCGGCCCTGTGCAGCCGTTGCCTTGCTGTGGTCAAGGAGCTGGCAGGCTGA
- a CDS encoding Gfo/Idh/MocA family oxidoreductase — translation MNVSVIGSGYWGKNLVRNFYALDALHSICDSNPDTLALFRQDYPDVSSCLSFAEVINNPEVTGVAISTPAVTHATLAKEALLAGKDVYVEKPLCLSEKEGRELNTIAREQGRILMIGHLLWYHPLVLKLKELVDRGELGRIQYIYSNRLNLGKLRREENVLWSFAPHDISVILGLTGEMPTAVCAQGGNFLHRQIADTTVTLLDFPSGTRAHIFVSWLHPFKEQMLVVVGDKQMAVFNDTAPWEEKLQLYPHSVKWEDNIPVADRAEAVQVHVEQEEPLRAECAHFLDCIAARKQPRTDGEEGLRVLTVLNCCQESLEKGNASLIQVAGREAGFDIHETAQVDENVQIGEGTKVWHFSHILSGSIIGESCSIGQNVVIGPDVRIGSGCKIQNNVSVYNGVELEDDVFCGPSMVFTNVFNPRSAVSRKKEFRKTLVRKGATIGANATIVCGVEIGESAFIGAGAVVTHDVPAFALMTGNPARQTGWMSRHGEKLGLPLQGEGEGEDVCPHTGEKYVLKDGRVCIH, via the coding sequence ATGAACGTTTCAGTCATAGGATCCGGCTATTGGGGAAAGAATCTGGTACGCAATTTTTACGCCTTGGATGCCCTGCACAGTATCTGCGACAGCAATCCAGACACCCTGGCCTTGTTCCGACAGGATTATCCTGATGTTAGCTCGTGTTTGTCCTTTGCTGAGGTGATCAATAATCCTGAGGTGACGGGCGTTGCTATCTCCACCCCTGCAGTGACCCACGCCACCTTAGCAAAAGAGGCCTTGCTTGCAGGCAAAGATGTCTATGTGGAAAAACCGCTTTGCCTCTCGGAAAAGGAGGGCAGGGAGCTGAATACGATCGCCAGGGAGCAAGGGCGGATCTTGATGATCGGGCATCTCCTCTGGTATCATCCCCTGGTGCTCAAATTGAAAGAGCTGGTGGACAGAGGTGAGCTGGGCAGGATTCAGTACATCTACTCCAACCGACTCAATCTCGGTAAGCTTCGGCGGGAAGAGAATGTCCTCTGGTCCTTTGCCCCCCATGATATCTCTGTCATCTTAGGGCTCACTGGAGAGATGCCGACAGCGGTCTGCGCCCAGGGTGGAAATTTTCTCCACCGGCAAATAGCGGATACCACGGTCACTCTCCTGGATTTTCCCTCAGGAACCCGAGCGCATATCTTTGTCTCCTGGCTTCATCCCTTTAAGGAGCAGATGCTGGTGGTTGTCGGCGATAAGCAGATGGCGGTATTTAATGATACTGCCCCCTGGGAGGAGAAATTACAGCTTTATCCGCACTCCGTAAAATGGGAAGACAATATCCCCGTGGCTGATCGGGCAGAGGCAGTGCAGGTACATGTTGAGCAGGAGGAACCCCTACGAGCAGAATGTGCTCATTTTCTTGATTGCATAGCGGCCCGCAAGCAACCCAGAACCGATGGCGAAGAGGGACTGAGGGTATTGACGGTCTTAAATTGTTGCCAGGAATCCCTGGAAAAAGGCAATGCCTCCCTTATTCAGGTTGCTGGCCGAGAGGCTGGCTTCGATATTCACGAGACTGCTCAGGTTGACGAGAATGTGCAGATTGGAGAGGGAACAAAAGTTTGGCATTTTTCCCATATCCTTTCCGGGAGTATTATCGGTGAATCCTGTTCCATCGGGCAGAATGTGGTTATTGGGCCGGATGTGCGAATTGGCTCGGGGTGTAAAATCCAGAATAACGTTTCTGTCTATAATGGGGTGGAGTTGGAGGATGACGTTTTCTGTGGTCCTTCGATGGTGTTCACCAATGTGTTTAATCCGCGCTCTGCTGTTTCCAGGAAAAAAGAATTCAGAAAAACCTTGGTCCGGAAAGGGGCAACCATTGGCGCGAATGCAACCATAGTCTGCGGAGTGGAAATTGGTGAGTCAGCCTTTATCGGCGCAGGGGCGGTAGTTACTCATGATGTTCCGGCTTTCGCCTTAATGACCGGCAACCCTGCCCGGCAAACCGGGTGGATGAGCAGGCATGGGGAGAAGTTGGGTCTACCTTTACAAGGGGAAGGGGAAGGGGAAGATGTTTGTCCGCATACCGGTGAAAAGTACGTATTGAAGGATGGTAGAGTCTGTATTCATTAA
- a CDS encoding MarR family transcriptional regulator, translating into MDSVDNIAAARKNLIETGGRTSQDLGLGRIVGQVLVYLYLQPKECSLDVLELDLGLSKASVSVAARQLEALGLIQRVWIKGERKKYYRSAENIASALQQGLLSMLRHKVQHFGDELEKSLQLLEIASVSTNKEELGFMQQRVHRAKKLQERLGTILGNPLVRLLAKMNSN; encoded by the coding sequence ATGGATTCCGTCGATAATATTGCCGCAGCACGAAAGAACCTTATTGAGACAGGAGGGCGCACAAGTCAGGATTTGGGCTTGGGCCGCATTGTCGGGCAGGTGCTGGTGTATCTTTACCTCCAGCCCAAGGAATGCTCACTGGATGTCTTAGAGCTGGACCTAGGCTTGAGTAAGGCATCCGTCAGTGTCGCAGCTCGCCAGCTTGAGGCCTTAGGGCTCATTCAACGCGTCTGGATAAAAGGAGAACGGAAAAAATATTACCGGAGTGCAGAAAACATTGCCAGTGCCTTGCAGCAAGGTTTGTTGTCAATGCTCCGCCATAAGGTGCAGCATTTTGGCGATGAACTTGAAAAGAGTCTTCAGTTGCTGGAAATAGCTTCTGTATCGACCAATAAAGAAGAGCTGGGGTTTATGCAACAGCGAGTACATCGGGCAAAAAAACTGCAGGAACGCCTAGGAACTATATTAGGTAATCCCCTCGTTCGCCTTTTGGCAAAGATGAATAGCAATTAA
- a CDS encoding ABC transporter permease, with protein MSNEEQWDLVIKPKIGWFDIHLGELWRYRDLVAMFVKRDFVTMYKQTILGPLWFIIQPLFTTLIFTVVFGKVAKIPTDSLPPFLFYLSGNVAWGYFATCLGKTSDTFNTNARIFGKVYFPRLTVPFSSVFSGLLQFAIQFLLFLAFYSYFMLKGTPIHPKFWIVALPVLLLQMALLGFGMGVLVSSLTTKYKDLRFAMGFMTQLWMYGTPIVYPLTLVPDWLRPWYALNPMVSIVECFRYAFLGSGVIVWGDVISGWLVTLFILCAGIILFSRVEKTFMDTV; from the coding sequence ATGAGTAATGAGGAACAATGGGATCTGGTGATTAAGCCGAAAATAGGGTGGTTTGATATCCATCTTGGGGAGCTTTGGCGTTATCGGGATCTGGTTGCCATGTTTGTGAAGCGTGATTTTGTCACCATGTATAAGCAGACCATCTTAGGTCCCTTATGGTTCATTATTCAGCCGTTATTCACTACATTAATTTTTACTGTGGTCTTTGGCAAAGTGGCGAAGATTCCCACGGATAGTCTCCCTCCCTTTCTTTTTTACCTGTCTGGTAATGTTGCCTGGGGGTATTTTGCAACTTGTCTGGGCAAAACTTCAGACACCTTTAATACTAATGCCCGAATTTTTGGAAAAGTCTATTTTCCTCGGCTGACAGTGCCATTTTCTTCAGTTTTTTCGGGGTTATTACAGTTTGCTATTCAGTTTCTTCTTTTTTTAGCCTTTTATTCTTATTTTATGTTGAAGGGAACGCCTATTCATCCCAAGTTTTGGATTGTCGCTCTTCCTGTTCTCTTACTGCAAATGGCGTTACTGGGTTTCGGTATGGGGGTTTTGGTCTCATCCTTGACGACGAAGTACAAGGATCTCCGTTTTGCTATGGGATTTATGACCCAGCTTTGGATGTATGGCACACCCATTGTCTATCCTCTAACGTTGGTTCCTGACTGGTTAAGGCCGTGGTATGCGCTTAATCCTATGGTTTCGATTGTGGAATGTTTTCGCTATGCTTTCCTTGGATCTGGAGTGATTGTATGGGGTGATGTTATTTCTGGATGGCTGGTGACGTTATTTATCCTGTGTGCTGGAATTATTCTCTTTAGCCGTGTCGAGAAAACCTTTATGGATACAGTGTGA
- a CDS encoding ABC transporter ATP-binding protein, protein MSVVIKIEDLWKEYRLGVIGHGTLTHDLESWWARVRGKEDPNSKITPMLAGQEKQIEGDHFWALQGINLEVKEGEILGIIGKNGAGKSTLLKILSRVTAPTKGTIKVKGRIASLLEVGTGFHPELTGRENIFLNGAILGMSKQEIKAKLDEIIDFSGVEKFVDTPVKRYSSGMYVRLAFAVAAHLDPEILIIDEVLAVGDAEFQKKCLGKMRSVAQQGRTVLFVSHNMIAVKSLCKSAVLIQDGKNVQTDEVGKVVNTYLSYSEESVVAREWSDTDDTAPKGDYFKLKKIFVKPSGSVDNCLEIPVEYPIELGIDVLQFGDAGELDFTFHVKSENNIVFTTGTLHCDDLISRNFVQGRCKYRCTIPANYLNSRPYSVDLLIVRNQNKVICKLDDILSFEPVESKKRNVAYMGKRPGLVGPYFPWSVLGEL, encoded by the coding sequence ATGTCGGTAGTTATAAAAATAGAGGATCTCTGGAAAGAATACCGCCTTGGCGTTATCGGGCACGGTACCTTGACCCATGATCTTGAGTCTTGGTGGGCACGGGTGCGCGGCAAAGAAGATCCTAACTCCAAAATTACCCCTATGCTGGCCGGGCAGGAGAAACAGATTGAGGGAGATCATTTTTGGGCCTTGCAGGGGATTAATCTGGAGGTTAAAGAAGGTGAAATTCTTGGTATTATAGGCAAGAACGGGGCTGGGAAGTCAACCTTACTCAAGATTCTTTCACGTGTTACAGCCCCCACGAAGGGAACGATCAAGGTTAAAGGCCGCATTGCGAGCTTGCTGGAAGTTGGAACAGGTTTTCATCCTGAACTTACAGGACGAGAAAATATTTTTTTGAATGGTGCGATCCTTGGGATGTCCAAGCAGGAAATCAAAGCAAAATTAGATGAGATTATAGATTTTTCTGGCGTAGAAAAATTTGTTGATACACCTGTAAAAAGATATTCCTCAGGGATGTATGTACGTCTTGCCTTTGCTGTTGCTGCTCACCTAGACCCGGAAATTCTCATTATTGATGAAGTATTAGCTGTTGGGGATGCCGAATTTCAGAAGAAATGTTTGGGGAAAATGAGGAGTGTTGCACAGCAAGGACGGACTGTTTTGTTTGTTAGTCACAATATGATTGCTGTAAAATCGTTGTGCAAATCGGCTGTGTTGATACAGGATGGAAAAAATGTCCAGACTGATGAGGTAGGAAAGGTAGTTAACACATACCTAAGTTATAGCGAAGAATCTGTAGTAGCGAGGGAGTGGTCTGATACTGACGACACGGCGCCCAAAGGGGATTATTTTAAGCTGAAAAAAATATTTGTAAAGCCGTCTGGAAGTGTTGATAATTGTCTGGAGATTCCAGTTGAGTATCCCATAGAGTTAGGAATTGATGTATTGCAATTTGGCGATGCGGGAGAACTTGATTTTACCTTTCATGTAAAGTCAGAGAACAATATCGTTTTTACAACAGGTACTCTGCACTGTGACGATCTGATATCGAGGAATTTTGTTCAGGGACGGTGTAAGTATCGGTGTACAATTCCAGCGAACTATTTAAACAGTCGGCCCTATAGTGTAGACCTACTAATAGTGAGAAACCAAAATAAGGTAATTTGTAAGTTGGATGATATTTTGTCTTTTGAACCTGTTGAATCAAAAAAGCGTAATGTAGCTTATATGGGAAAAAGACCAGGTCTTGTCGGGCCATATTTCCCTTGGTCTGTTTTAGGGGAGCTGTGA
- a CDS encoding DegT/DnrJ/EryC1/StrS family aminotransferase: MTVSNKKQIVSRKDLAINGALPAFVEPLHVGRPNIGNRDAFLQRINDILDRGWLTNNGPVVQEFEQRVADYHSVKNCVAMCNGTVALEIAIRSLGLSGEVIVPSFTFIATAHALHWQAINPVFADIDSETHTLDPVAVEKMITSRTTGIIGVHLWGRPCAVEELQLLADKYNLKLMFDAAHAFGCMYKGTSIGAFGDCEVLSFHATKFFNTFEGGAVLTNDDELADTMRLMRNFGFIGMDKVIHPGTNGKMTEFAAAMGLVNLDSIDDVIQANIRNYQLYQEELSALPGIRLISYDKLERNNYQYIVMEVGDGCPVSRDQIINALHAENIRARRYFWPGCHNMSPYSDLYPHAGLLLTNTQLVADRIVVLPTGATINAEVIKIIFSVIRVLIEDVQ, encoded by the coding sequence ATGACTGTCTCCAATAAAAAACAGATAGTTTCACGTAAAGATCTCGCAATTAACGGAGCCCTTCCTGCATTTGTAGAGCCCCTACATGTTGGTAGGCCGAATATCGGAAATCGTGATGCTTTTCTTCAGCGAATTAACGATATTTTAGATAGAGGCTGGTTAACAAACAATGGTCCTGTTGTACAGGAGTTTGAGCAGAGAGTGGCTGACTACCATAGTGTGAAAAACTGTGTAGCCATGTGCAACGGAACGGTAGCCCTTGAAATAGCCATCCGTTCCTTAGGGCTTAGTGGAGAGGTAATTGTCCCTTCCTTTACTTTTATAGCCACTGCTCATGCTCTGCACTGGCAAGCCATTAACCCGGTCTTTGCAGATATTGATTCCGAAACACATACCCTTGATCCTGTAGCCGTTGAAAAAATGATAACCTCAAGGACTACAGGAATCATTGGTGTGCATCTTTGGGGAAGGCCGTGTGCTGTTGAAGAGTTGCAGCTTCTTGCTGATAAATACAATTTGAAGCTCATGTTTGATGCTGCTCATGCATTTGGATGTATGTACAAAGGAACAAGTATAGGTGCTTTCGGAGATTGTGAGGTTTTGAGTTTTCATGCTACAAAATTTTTCAATACCTTCGAAGGGGGAGCCGTTTTAACCAATGATGATGAGTTGGCCGATACCATGCGCTTGATGCGTAATTTCGGTTTTATCGGTATGGATAAGGTTATTCATCCAGGAACAAACGGCAAGATGACCGAGTTTGCAGCGGCAATGGGGTTAGTTAATTTGGATTCTATTGATGATGTAATTCAAGCTAATATCCGAAATTACCAACTTTATCAGGAAGAATTGTCAGCTTTACCTGGTATTCGCCTGATCTCCTATGATAAATTAGAGCGAAATAATTATCAGTATATTGTTATGGAAGTTGGTGACGGATGCCCTGTAAGCCGTGATCAGATTATTAATGCACTTCATGCAGAGAATATTAGGGCACGTAGATATTTTTGGCCTGGCTGCCATAACATGAGCCCTTATAGCGACCTGTATCCGCATGCAGGTTTACTGCTAACGAACACTCAACTGGTGGCGGATAGGATTGTTGTTTTGCCAACGGGGGCAACAATAAATGCTGAAGTGATTAAAATTATTTTCTCTGTGATTCGTGTGTTAATCGAGGATGTGCAATGA
- a CDS encoding WbqC family protein: protein MKVAIMQPYIFPYIGYFQLINYVDKWVIFDDTQYISKGWINRNRMVHPDVKKEWQYFTVPVKKHSRESKINHIEINNNVDWRGEFLRKLEGAYKKKAPYYRETISFVEECIDFRASSLSEWIEHTLKFTCDYLDIAFDYLVFSKMNIGLKEVDHAGQWALEIADAMGAAEYVNPAGGYTIFNESEFQSRNIKLRFLKPQLNPYVQRRGYFVPGLSIVDVLMWNDKEYIVSILDDYDVFSYQELIG, encoded by the coding sequence ATGAAAGTTGCGATAATGCAACCGTATATTTTTCCGTATATTGGTTATTTTCAGCTTATTAACTATGTAGATAAATGGGTAATCTTTGACGATACTCAATATATTTCAAAGGGATGGATTAATAGAAATAGAATGGTTCATCCTGATGTAAAGAAAGAGTGGCAATATTTTACTGTTCCCGTAAAAAAACACTCGCGTGAGAGCAAGATAAATCATATTGAAATAAATAATAACGTTGACTGGAGAGGTGAGTTTCTACGCAAGCTGGAGGGGGCCTATAAGAAAAAAGCTCCTTATTATAGAGAAACAATAAGTTTTGTCGAGGAATGTATAGATTTCAGAGCATCATCGTTATCTGAGTGGATAGAGCATACCCTCAAATTTACTTGTGATTATTTGGATATTGCGTTTGACTACTTAGTTTTTTCTAAGATGAATATTGGTCTCAAAGAAGTAGATCATGCTGGGCAGTGGGCATTGGAGATTGCGGACGCAATGGGTGCAGCAGAATATGTTAATCCAGCTGGAGGATACACGATATTTAATGAAAGTGAGTTTCAATCAAGAAATATTAAGCTGCGTTTCCTTAAACCACAATTGAACCCTTATGTTCAACGTAGAGGCTATTTCGTGCCTGGGTTATCCATTGTTGATGTACTTATGTGGAATGATAAAGAATATATAGTGTCAATACTTGACGATTATGATGTGTTTTCTTATCAAGAATTGATTGGGTAA
- a CDS encoding class I SAM-dependent methyltransferase, whose translation MREDIKRYYRERLNNTKGKNTLWQVGKTVNGKEITDEQVNLIVATIAKRLNIQKTDFVLDIGCGNGLLTKKISGYVSEIVGLELTLELFDVSNLISRADNITYINSDIFDFDINSHKKSFDKIYLYEVIQHIDYKDADDFFSKLNDIAGENTSIFIGGVLDIEKKWSFFDSFERRCDYFSGIISGRNPLGTWYHKDFLKYLGKKYNFEAICFSQEESLYTAHYRFDCLLNRIR comes from the coding sequence ATGAGAGAGGATATTAAACGTTATTATCGTGAGCGCTTAAACAACACTAAGGGAAAGAATACATTATGGCAGGTTGGCAAGACAGTTAATGGAAAAGAAATTACTGATGAACAGGTTAATTTGATTGTAGCTACAATAGCTAAAAGATTAAATATACAAAAGACAGATTTTGTCTTGGACATCGGTTGTGGTAATGGATTGTTGACTAAGAAGATTTCTGGATATGTTAGTGAAATTGTCGGGTTAGAGCTTACTTTAGAGCTGTTTGACGTTTCTAACCTTATTAGTAGGGCAGATAATATCACTTATATTAATAGCGATATATTTGACTTTGATATTAATAGTCATAAGAAATCATTTGATAAAATATATTTATATGAAGTAATACAGCATATTGATTACAAGGATGCGGATGATTTTTTTTCTAAATTAAATGATATAGCTGGTGAAAACACAAGTATTTTTATAGGAGGTGTTCTCGATATAGAAAAAAAATGGAGTTTTTTTGATTCTTTTGAAAGAAGGTGTGATTACTTTTCGGGGATTATTTCTGGAAGAAATCCATTGGGCACTTGGTACCATAAAGATTTTTTAAAATACCTTGGCAAAAAATATAATTTTGAAGCAATTTGTTTTTCGCAAGAAGAAAGTTTGTATACAGCGCATTATCGTTTTGATTGTTTATTGAATAGGATACGTTAA
- a CDS encoding sulfotransferase: MYKKILIICGMPRSGTSWLGQIFDSSPDVAFRMEPLFAYRFKNIINDRSSKKDVLNFFEKVYFSDDDFINQKENRINGIYPSVLKSNKSKFLVVKTTRHHCLLERYLELIDNVEIISIIRNPCAVINSWINTDREFKKKGCIEEIDWKNGNCRKDSEGEFWGFDDWLSVTKKHLMFNEKYSNFNIVKYTDLVNKTEETVRNLFKRVGVPYSDQTVNFLRDCHGRHDDNPYSIYKSPDVENKWKKELSIEISEQIINETRREGLGEFI, encoded by the coding sequence ATGTATAAAAAAATTTTAATTATCTGTGGTATGCCTCGTTCTGGTACGAGTTGGTTAGGGCAAATTTTTGATAGTTCACCAGATGTTGCCTTTCGTATGGAACCTCTTTTTGCATATCGTTTTAAAAATATTATTAATGACCGTTCCTCTAAAAAAGACGTACTGAATTTTTTTGAAAAGGTATATTTTTCTGATGATGACTTTATCAATCAAAAAGAAAATAGAATTAATGGTATATATCCTTCTGTTTTAAAAAGTAATAAATCAAAATTTTTGGTTGTAAAAACGACTCGGCATCATTGCTTGCTGGAGAGATATTTAGAATTAATAGATAACGTAGAGATCATTTCAATAATAAGGAACCCGTGTGCTGTAATTAATTCTTGGATTAATACAGATCGTGAGTTTAAAAAGAAAGGATGTATTGAAGAAATTGATTGGAAAAACGGTAATTGTCGGAAAGATAGTGAAGGAGAATTTTGGGGATTTGACGATTGGTTGTCGGTCACTAAGAAACATTTAATGTTTAATGAAAAATATAGTAATTTTAATATTGTCAAATATACGGATCTTGTCAATAAAACAGAAGAGACAGTTCGTAATCTTTTTAAAAGAGTAGGTGTTCCATACAGTGACCAGACCGTAAATTTTTTAAGAGATTGTCATGGTAGACATGATGATAACCCTTATTCAATATATAAGAGTCCTGATGTGGAAAATAAATGGAAAAAAGAATTAAGCATTGAAATATCAGAACAAATAATAAATGAAACCAGAAGGGAAGGTTTAGGGGAGTTTATATAA